The proteins below are encoded in one region of Parus major isolate Abel chromosome 7, Parus_major1.1, whole genome shotgun sequence:
- the FEV gene encoding protein FEV, whose amino-acid sequence MRHGTGAVPLLLNMYLPDPVGETLFKDGKSQAWGSLSPGVQKGSGQIQLWQFLLELLSDRANLNCIAWEGTNGEFKLIDPDEVARRWGERKSKPNMNYDKLSRALRYYYDKNIMTKVHGKRYAYKFDFHGLAQVCQPTTPDHTLYKFQGNLAPLPFSGISKLNLMTSGVTPAGFSYWPGSSPSLYPGHGLQPSASFSAMAASHLNNMNNHYH is encoded by the exons AAACTTTGTTCAAAGACGGGAAGAGCCAGGCGTGGGGGTCTCTCAGCCCCGGCGTGCAGAAAG GCAGCGGGCAGATCCAGCTGTGGCAGTTCTTGCTGGAGCTGCTTTCGGACCGGGCCAACCTGAACTGCATCGCCTGGGAAGGCACAAATGGGGAGTTCAAGCTGATCGACCCTGATGAGGTGGCGCGGCGCTGGGGCGAGCGGAAGAGCAAACCCAACATGAATTACGACAAGCTGAGCCGGGCGCTGCGCTACTACTACGACAAGAACATCATGACCAAGGTCCACGGCAAGCGCTACGCCTACAAGTTCGACTTCCACGGGCTGGCACAGGTGTGCCAGCCAACCACCCCCGATCACACTCTCTACAAATTTCAGGGCAACCTGGCACCACTGCCCTTCTCGGGCATCTCCAAACTCAACCTCATGACCTCGGGAGTGACACCAGCTGGCTTCTCCTActggcctggctccagcccGTCCCTCTACCCTGGGCAtgggctccagccctcagcCTCGTTCAGTGCCATGGCAGCCTCCCACCTCAACAACATGAACAACCATTACCATTAG